One window from the genome of Thalassospira xiamenensis M-5 = DSM 17429 encodes:
- a CDS encoding pyruvate carboxylase, which translates to MTRSAPKRIRKLLVANRGEIAIRVLRAANELGIRTVAIFSDEDRFALHRFKADESYTVGKGNKPIRAYLDIEDILRVAREAGVDAIHPGYGFLSENPDFADACAEAGITFIGPDSEVMRTLGNKVAARNLAESAGVPVMPASGALPDDMNEVTRIADQVGYPIMLKASWGGGGRGMRVIENSKDLSKQVLAAKREAAAAFGNDEVYFEKLIRRARHVEVQLLGDTHGTLVHLFERDCSVQRRNQKVVERAPAPYLDEEQRKELCEAALRLGKAANYVNAGTVEFLMDVDTSKFYFIEVNPRIQVEHTVTECVTGFDLVKAQILVAQGGRIGFPSETGIPWQDKIKLRDHALQCRITTENPENSFVPDYGIIKVYRGANGFGIRLDGGTAYSGAVITPFYDSMLEKVTAWGSTPREAVDRMDRALREFRIRGVATNLAFLENLINHPKFRAGEYTTRFIDETPELFKFVRRRDRATRLLRFIGEVTVNGNPEVEGRVVPTNLHAPVMPKSIDLGEIRPGTKQKLDQLGAEGFSRWMKDQKRVLITDTTMRDAHQSLLATRMRTFDMLEIAPYYAHGLPELFSLECWGGATFDVAMRFLKEDPWDRLVKLRERVPNILTQMLLRASNAVGYTNYPDNAVEYFVKQAAEHGMDVFRVFDSLNWVENMKVAMDAVLKTDKLCEATICYTGDIFDEKRPKYNLDYYVKMARELEASGAHILGLKDMAGVLRPAAATTLIKALKDTVNIPIHFHTHDTSGISAATVIAAIDAGVDAVDAAMDSMSGLTSQPNLGSIANNYIGQPRDPGLNTEALKEVSTYWEQVRRYYAGFESDIRSGTSDVYVHEMPGGQYTNLRQQARSLGIEERWPEVSKAYAAVNRMFGDVVKVTPSSKVVGDMALTMVTSGITERDVLDPKKDIAFPDSVISFFRGEIGQPVGGFPPALQRKVLKGAEALSDRPGKSMAPIDFEATRKEIEKKTHRSISDAEVASYVMYPKVFLEYAEHRSHNADVSILPTPIFFYGMSQNDEISVDLEKGKTLVIRYLATSEGGDEEGNRTVFFELNGQPRTVKVADKTLAATGKVKPKAEDGNQLHIAAPMPGLVVEVHVAEGQKVKAGDVMCSLEAMKMETAVHAERDGVVATIHAPAGTQVDSKDLLIELRE; encoded by the coding sequence TTCTGCGTGCCGCCAACGAGCTTGGCATTCGCACAGTTGCCATCTTTTCCGACGAAGACCGTTTTGCCCTGCACAGGTTCAAGGCCGACGAAAGTTACACCGTTGGCAAGGGCAACAAACCCATTCGGGCCTATCTTGATATCGAGGATATCCTGCGTGTTGCCCGCGAAGCCGGTGTTGATGCCATTCACCCGGGCTATGGGTTTCTGTCTGAGAACCCCGATTTTGCCGACGCCTGTGCCGAGGCCGGAATAACGTTTATCGGTCCTGATTCCGAAGTCATGCGGACATTGGGTAACAAGGTTGCCGCGCGTAATCTGGCAGAAAGTGCCGGTGTGCCCGTAATGCCGGCATCGGGTGCATTGCCTGACGATATGAATGAAGTTACCCGCATCGCCGATCAGGTCGGTTATCCGATCATGCTGAAGGCCAGTTGGGGTGGTGGTGGCCGCGGGATGCGCGTCATCGAGAATTCCAAGGATCTTTCCAAGCAGGTTCTGGCCGCCAAACGCGAAGCCGCCGCTGCATTTGGCAATGACGAGGTTTATTTTGAAAAACTGATCCGTCGCGCCCGCCATGTCGAAGTCCAGCTTCTGGGTGATACGCATGGCACTTTAGTGCATCTGTTTGAACGTGACTGTTCGGTTCAGCGACGCAACCAGAAGGTCGTTGAACGCGCACCCGCCCCCTACCTTGACGAAGAACAGCGCAAAGAACTTTGCGAAGCAGCCCTTCGTCTGGGGAAGGCCGCGAATTACGTCAATGCGGGGACCGTCGAATTCCTGATGGATGTTGATACATCCAAGTTTTACTTCATCGAGGTCAATCCCCGCATTCAGGTCGAACATACCGTGACGGAATGCGTGACCGGATTTGACCTTGTGAAGGCGCAAATCCTTGTTGCGCAGGGGGGGCGCATCGGTTTCCCGTCGGAAACCGGTATTCCGTGGCAGGACAAGATCAAGCTGCGTGATCATGCGCTTCAGTGCCGCATTACGACGGAAAACCCTGAAAACAGCTTTGTGCCCGATTACGGGATCATCAAGGTGTATCGCGGGGCCAACGGTTTTGGCATCCGTCTGGATGGTGGCACGGCCTATTCCGGGGCGGTGATCACCCCGTTTTATGACAGTATGCTGGAAAAGGTCACCGCATGGGGAAGTACCCCGCGCGAAGCGGTCGACCGTATGGACCGCGCCCTTCGCGAGTTTCGTATTCGCGGTGTTGCGACCAATCTGGCGTTCCTTGAGAACCTGATCAATCACCCGAAATTCCGGGCCGGTGAATATACCACGCGGTTCATTGATGAAACGCCTGAACTGTTCAAGTTCGTGCGCCGTCGCGACCGCGCGACCCGTTTGCTGCGTTTCATTGGCGAGGTTACGGTCAACGGTAACCCGGAGGTCGAAGGCCGGGTGGTACCGACAAACCTGCATGCGCCGGTGATGCCGAAATCGATTGATCTGGGTGAAATCCGCCCGGGCACCAAGCAGAAGCTTGACCAGTTGGGGGCCGAGGGCTTTTCACGCTGGATGAAGGATCAGAAACGCGTTCTGATCACCGACACCACGATGCGTGATGCGCATCAGTCGTTGCTGGCGACCCGGATGCGGACCTTCGATATGCTTGAAATCGCGCCTTATTATGCGCATGGGCTGCCGGAGCTGTTTTCGCTGGAATGCTGGGGCGGGGCGACGTTTGACGTCGCGATGCGGTTCCTTAAGGAAGATCCGTGGGATCGTCTGGTCAAGTTGCGTGAACGGGTTCCCAATATCCTGACACAGATGCTGTTGCGGGCGTCGAACGCGGTCGGTTACACCAACTATCCCGACAATGCGGTCGAGTATTTCGTCAAGCAGGCGGCAGAACACGGCATGGATGTTTTCCGTGTGTTCGATTCCCTGAACTGGGTCGAAAACATGAAGGTTGCCATGGATGCGGTTCTGAAAACCGACAAGCTGTGCGAAGCAACCATTTGCTATACGGGCGATATCTTTGACGAGAAACGCCCGAAATATAACCTTGATTACTATGTCAAAATGGCCCGGGAGCTTGAGGCATCCGGTGCGCATATCCTGGGGCTTAAGGATATGGCGGGGGTTCTGCGTCCGGCGGCGGCAACGACCCTGATCAAGGCGTTGAAGGATACGGTCAATATTCCGATCCATTTCCATACCCACGATACCAGCGGCATTTCGGCGGCCACCGTGATTGCCGCGATTGATGCCGGGGTGGATGCGGTGGATGCAGCCATGGATTCGATGTCTGGCCTGACATCTCAGCCAAACCTTGGTTCGATTGCCAATAACTATATCGGGCAACCACGTGATCCGGGGCTTAATACCGAGGCGCTTAAAGAAGTTTCGACCTATTGGGAACAGGTCCGGCGGTATTATGCCGGATTTGAAAGCGATATCCGCAGCGGTACATCGGATGTTTATGTCCATGAAATGCCCGGCGGCCAATATACCAACCTGCGCCAGCAGGCACGTTCCCTTGGTATCGAAGAACGCTGGCCGGAAGTGTCCAAAGCTTATGCCGCAGTCAACAGGATGTTTGGCGATGTCGTCAAGGTGACGCCAAGTTCGAAAGTTGTCGGTGACATGGCGCTGACGATGGTGACATCGGGTATTACTGAAAGGGACGTGCTGGACCCGAAAAAGGACATCGCATTCCCCGATAGTGTCATTTCGTTCTTCCGTGGTGAAATCGGTCAACCGGTTGGTGGCTTCCCGCCAGCCCTTCAGCGCAAGGTGCTTAAGGGGGCAGAAGCCCTTTCGGATCGACCGGGCAAATCCATGGCCCCGATTGATTTCGAAGCAACCCGCAAGGAAATCGAAAAGAAAACCCATCGCAGCATCAGTGATGCCGAGGTTGCATCCTATGTGATGTATCCCAAGGTGTTCCTTGAATATGCCGAACATCGTAGTCACAACGCCGATGTCTCGATCCTGCCGACCCCGATCTTCTTCTATGGCATGAGCCAGAATGACGAGATTTCCGTCGATCTGGAAAAGGGCAAGACGCTTGTGATCCGCTATCTCGCGACCTCCGAAGGCGGGGACGAGGAAGGTAATCGGACCGTGTTCTTTGAACTGAACGGCCAGCCCCGGACAGTCAAGGTTGCCGACAAGACATTGGCCGCCACCGGCAAGGTCAAACCAAAGGCCGAGGATGGTAACCAGCTTCATATCGCGGCCCCGATGCCGGGCCTTGTCGTCGAGGTCCATGTTGCCGAAGGCCAGAAGGTCAAGGCGGGCGATGTGATGTGTTCGCTTGAGGCGATGAAAATGGAAACCGCGGTTCATGCGGAAAGGGACGGGGTCGTGGCAACCATTCATGCCCCCGCAGGTACACAGGTCGACAGCAAGGATCTGCTGATCGAATTAAGGGAGTAA
- a CDS encoding FAD-binding protein, with translation MTEVISPATPEQLREAISWALGSKTPLEIIGSGSKISYGHAVAASHVLDLSKLTGVLFYEPEELVMSVRAGTSLAEIHGILRDKNQQFHFEPGNFPGLLADGVADHAGTIGGLIACNISGPRRIKVGAARDHLLGFEAISGRAEDFKSGGRVMKNVTGFDLSKLMAGSFGTLSVMHTITMKVMPCDEKTRTVLIACDDMQIAGSAMTRALGSENEVSAAAWIAREQVVKLGLDIVTGIGTGIVALRVEGPAPSVAWRCEALRKLLADIGASEELHSANSNAFWQAVADVVPFAGGIGLLWRVSGPPASGGAIAAKLADETGGKIMMDWAGAQIWLQLAGGDAMADKVRDIAVSYDARAVLVRAPEDIRNQVPVFHAEDAALARINARIRENFDPEGILNPGRIGHMIAKRGNA, from the coding sequence ATGACGGAAGTCATATCCCCCGCCACGCCCGAACAATTGCGCGAGGCCATCAGTTGGGCGCTTGGCTCAAAAACCCCGCTGGAAATCATCGGGTCGGGCAGCAAGATATCATACGGGCATGCGGTTGCGGCCAGCCATGTTCTGGACCTGTCGAAACTGACCGGGGTTTTGTTTTACGAACCCGAAGAACTGGTGATGTCGGTGCGTGCCGGAACGTCTCTTGCCGAAATTCACGGCATCTTGCGCGATAAAAATCAGCAATTCCATTTTGAACCCGGAAATTTTCCGGGATTGCTGGCCGATGGCGTGGCTGATCATGCAGGAACGATTGGCGGGCTGATTGCGTGCAATATTTCCGGGCCGCGCCGGATCAAGGTCGGTGCGGCACGCGATCATCTTTTGGGATTTGAAGCCATCAGCGGCCGGGCCGAGGATTTTAAATCCGGTGGACGGGTCATGAAGAACGTAACCGGGTTTGATCTGTCAAAGCTGATGGCGGGATCGTTTGGCACGCTTAGCGTGATGCATACCATCACCATGAAAGTCATGCCGTGCGACGAGAAAACCCGAACCGTTCTGATCGCCTGTGATGATATGCAAATTGCAGGCAGTGCCATGACGCGTGCCCTGGGCAGCGAGAACGAGGTTTCGGCCGCCGCATGGATTGCGCGGGAACAGGTTGTAAAACTTGGTCTGGACATTGTGACCGGCATCGGGACCGGTATTGTCGCGCTGCGCGTTGAAGGTCCTGCACCCTCGGTTGCCTGGCGGTGCGAGGCATTGCGTAAGCTTCTGGCCGATATCGGTGCCAGTGAAGAACTTCATAGCGCCAACAGCAACGCGTTCTGGCAGGCGGTTGCCGATGTTGTCCCGTTTGCAGGGGGGATCGGATTGCTATGGCGTGTTTCCGGGCCACCGGCATCTGGCGGTGCGATTGCTGCGAAACTGGCCGACGAAACCGGCGGGAAGATCATGATGGATTGGGCCGGGGCGCAAATCTGGCTTCAATTGGCCGGGGGTGATGCGATGGCCGATAAAGTGCGCGACATTGCCGTGTCCTACGATGCGCGGGCAGTTCTGGTGCGCGCGCCCGAAGATATTAGAAATCAGGTGCCGGTTTTCCATGCCGAGGACGCGGCTTTGGCGCGGATCAATGCGAGAATCCGCGAGAATTTTGACCCTGAAGGTATCCTTAATCCGGGCCGGATCGGACACATGATTGCCAAGCGGGGGAACGCGTAA
- a CDS encoding FAD-linked oxidase C-terminal domain-containing protein: MPEPDQSTLARRKDIIAAMRDIVPNEGGVIVDEDRLRPYECDGLMAYRQLPMIVVLPENTGQVAAILKYCHTHKIRVVPRGAGTGLSGGALPMADAITISMMKFNRVLDIDWDNRAVVVQPGVTNLGITRAVEHKGFYYAPDPSSQIACSIGGNIAENSGGVHSLKYGLTTNNVLGVEMVTIEGEILRIGGKGLDQSGYDLLGVITGSEGLLGIVTEVTVRILRKPETARALLLGFNSSEEGGNCVARIIADGIIPGGLEMMDAPAIKATEGFVHAGYPLDVEALLLVELDGPKVEVDYLIERVGAIARECGAVYSRISESEDERLLFWSGRKNAFPAIGRISPDYICMDGTIPRRRLAEVLTGMQVLSQRHGLRVANVFHAGDGNLHPLIMFDANQPGELERAEAFGADILKLCVEVGGVLSGEHGIGVEKRDLMPEMFTEDDMKHQERLKLAFDEDELLNPGKVFPTLHGCGELKTLHAREVASKFPDIPRF; the protein is encoded by the coding sequence ATGCCTGAGCCGGATCAATCGACCCTTGCACGTCGCAAGGATATCATCGCCGCCATGCGGGACATCGTTCCGAACGAAGGCGGGGTTATCGTCGATGAAGACCGGCTCAGGCCCTATGAATGCGACGGGTTGATGGCCTATCGCCAGCTTCCGATGATCGTGGTCCTGCCCGAAAATACCGGGCAGGTCGCGGCCATTCTGAAATATTGCCATACCCACAAAATTCGTGTCGTTCCACGCGGGGCGGGCACCGGCCTTTCGGGCGGGGCGTTGCCGATGGCGGATGCGATCACGATCAGCATGATGAAATTCAACCGCGTGCTGGATATCGACTGGGACAATCGGGCGGTCGTCGTGCAGCCCGGTGTGACCAATCTTGGGATCACGCGCGCGGTCGAACATAAGGGGTTTTATTACGCCCCGGACCCGTCCAGCCAGATCGCCTGTTCGATTGGCGGCAATATCGCGGAAAATTCGGGCGGTGTGCATTCCCTGAAATACGGACTAACCACCAACAATGTCCTTGGTGTTGAAATGGTCACGATCGAAGGCGAAATCCTTCGGATCGGGGGTAAGGGACTGGATCAGTCGGGCTATGACCTCTTGGGGGTGATTACCGGGTCCGAGGGGTTGCTGGGCATTGTAACCGAAGTCACGGTGCGGATTCTGCGAAAGCCTGAAACGGCGCGCGCGCTTCTGCTTGGCTTTAATAGCAGCGAAGAAGGTGGCAATTGCGTTGCCCGGATCATTGCCGACGGGATCATTCCGGGCGGTCTTGAAATGATGGACGCCCCGGCCATCAAGGCGACCGAGGGTTTCGTGCATGCGGGTTATCCGCTTGATGTCGAGGCGTTGCTGCTTGTTGAACTCGATGGGCCAAAGGTCGAGGTCGATTATCTGATTGAACGTGTCGGCGCGATTGCCAGGGAATGCGGTGCGGTTTATTCGCGCATTTCCGAAAGCGAGGATGAACGTCTGCTGTTCTGGTCGGGGCGCAAGAATGCCTTTCCGGCGATTGGGCGCATTTCGCCTGATTATATCTGTATGGATGGCACCATTCCGCGCCGCCGTCTGGCCGAAGTCCTGACCGGCATGCAGGTTTTGTCGCAACGTCACGGGTTGCGGGTTGCCAATGTTTTCCATGCCGGGGACGGCAATCTGCATCCGCTCATCATGTTTGATGCCAATCAGCCCGGTGAACTGGAACGGGCGGAAGCCTTTGGGGCGGATATCCTGAAGCTTTGCGTCGAGGTTGGCGGGGTATTATCCGGCGAGCATGGGATTGGCGTCGAAAAACGCGATCTGATGCCTGAAATGTTCACCGAAGACGACATGAAGCATCAGGAACGCCTGAAACTGGCGTTTGACGAGGATGAATTGCTTAATCCTGGCAAGGTTTTCCCGACCTTGCATGGCTGCGGGGAACTCAAAACCCTGCACGCGCGCGAAGTCGCCAGCAAGTTCCCGGATATCCCGCGCTTTTAG